Genomic window (Dyadobacter fanqingshengii):
GACCCGTCTGCAAACATGTCATAATCCCATGAAAAAACGAAATCACTGAAAGTCCAGGAAGACACTTCGCTGTACGCATGAGCTGTTAGCCCGTATTTCTGAGTTATATTTTTCCAAAGCGCCTCCTTATCGGCCATAACGGCAGCCAGAGACATGGGTAATGGTGGTGCAACCTCCATTCCGAAATAGCGGGCAATTTTTGGCCACATATCATCCCACCGGAATAGATCCCCATTATTTACATTAAATGCCTGTTTCGCACATTTCGCGTCCGTTGCCGCCCAGACCGTTGCTTTTACCAGGAGCGTTGCATCGGTCATTTCCAATAATGAATGATAAGCACCCGTTTTTCCGGGAAAGCGGAGCGGCAAATTGTATTCTTTGGAAATGGAGGCATACACCGCAATGGCTACGGCCAGGTTCATAGGGTTCCCCAGCGCAACGCCTCCTACAACCGAAGGCCGGATCGCCGACCAGGTCCAGCGTTTGCCTTTTTGAGCTGCTTCAAGAAAATTTTGCTGATCCACATTAAATTCCGGAGGCATATGGCCCGCGTCATCTTCTTTCGCAGGCGTTTTGAACGGGCCCAAATGTGCTCCATAAACCTTATAACCCTGCATTAAACTCACGTGTTCCAACTTTGGCGACACATTTTCAATCACCTGCACCAGGTTCGTGAGCATGGCAAGATTAGGCGCCACAAGCTCTGCCCAGGTTGGCCGGTCTTGATAAGCTGCGTAAAAAACGTGTGTAACATTTGAAAGATCAGCGAGTTTGGCCGTTACATCAGCCTTATCCGTGAGGTCAACAGAAATGTAGGAAATGTTTTCTGTTGGCTCTCCGCCTCTCCTGGATAGCCCAATGATGTCCCAATCGGGAAGGGTCGATAAATAATGAATGAGGTTTTCGCCGATAATGCCGTTTGCTCCGGCAACGAGTGCTGTTTTTACATTTTTCATGGTTTGTTGTTTTCGTTTTTGATAAAGCAAAGTTATCGCACGTGTGCAGGGAGAAGCTTGTATATTTGTATGGTTTGTTGGTAATTATTGATGTATGAAAAGGTATTTTCAGCACGAGTTTCTGAAAGTTTCCCACTTTGCGGCCAGCCATTGGGAACATCCTGTGCACAACCATAATCATTTCGAAATTATATTTGTACATAAAGGAAAGGGCTTGCATTGTGTTTCAGGGACATATATTCCCTATGATGGGGCAAATTTGTTTCTGTTGGCACCCTGCGATTATCACAGGTTTGAAATTGAGGAAGAGACTGAATTTACGTTCGTAAAATTCAGCTATACTTATTTAAAAAGCATTGAGAATATACAAGCGGTTGATAGCTGGAATAAGGATATGGATCAATTGCTGATCCACGCGCAAAACCGATCCAGACCTTTACTACAAACGGATTCTGAAAAACAGAAAGCGGACAGCCTGATGCGGCTCATTGCGCAGGAGTGGAAAGACGATAAAAATGAGGGAAATGAAACCATTTTCTTCCTGATTCAGGCCATTCTTGCGACCATCAAGCGCAATCTGATGCCCGGCCTCACGGGATCAGGGCAAAAGCATGTAGAGAAAATTAACCGCGTCATTCAATATATCCACGAGCATATTTATTCGGTTGAAAAAACGCAAGCAGCGCATTTGGCCGACATTTTTGGCTTTTCAAAGCATTATTTTGGATTGTTTTTTAAGGAGCAAACGGGCTTCACCCTGCGGGAATACATTGCGCAAAACAAGCTGCATTTAATTGAAAACCGGCTGAAATACAGCTCATTTTCGATTAAGGAAATTAGTAATGAGCTGGGATTTACGGATCTGAGCCATTTTAATAAATTTGTGAAGCAGCACCGCGGATACACACCTTCCGAATTCCGTGGCAAACTGACGAAGCCCTAGCTGCGCGAAGTAGATTCCCGTACGATCAGCTCACCGGAAAGCACAACTTCCTCACCGGTAAAATTGGTCTTCTTAATGTGAGTAAGCAGCAATTCGCAGCTTTTTCGGCCAATTTCAAAAGCGGGCTCGGCCACAGTTGATAATGTGGGAGAAATGATCTCACAAATCGGATCATTGGTAAAACCGATAACACCCACTTCCGCCCCGATCCGGATATTTTTACGCTTCAAGGCCACTATTGCGCCAATCGCTTTCCGATCGTTCACAGCGAAAATAGCGTCGGGCCATTTCGGATTTTCTGTAAACAGTTGTGCAACATCCGATTCGCCGTCTTTTTGGGAAAATCCTGAATAAACCACCCAATCATTATCAAAAGCAAGGTTATGGTCGCGCAATGCGTGCTGGTAGCCACGGAGCCGGTTTTCGGTCAGGAAAACGCCTTTCGGCCCTGTGATATGCGCTATTTTCTGATAACCTTGTTCAATGAGATGATTGACAGCCTGATACGCGCCATTATAATCATCTTGCATCACTTTTGAAATATGGATCTCCTCGGGTACGCGGTCGAAAAACACGACCGGCAGCCCGTCGTCGATCAATTCCTGGAAATGTTTGCAAGCGTCGGAAGGGGAGGAAACACACGCCAGCAAACCATCCAGACTACTCAGCGATAGATCATGAACGATCTTCTTTTCCAGTTCGGGTGAATCATTGGTAATGTATAAAATGATGTTATAACCCTTACTCTGAGCCACTTCCTGAATGCCGGTGATGACCGTCGAAAAGTAATAATTGGTAATGGCCGGAATAATCACGCCGATCTTATGTGTGCTGCTTTTCACCAAGCCCATTGCATTGAAATTAGGCTTATAATGCATTTCCTCGGCTTTTTCCAGCACCAACTTGCGCGTTTGCGGGCTCACATCATAGGCATCCCGCAACGCCCTGGAAACCGTGGCAACGGATATGCCGAGTGCTTTTGCAATGTCTTTAATGGTGGCAAACCTGCGCATATTTTCCGATAACGTTCTCGTTAATAATTAATTCGAATGTTCAGGATAGCTAATCGAGTTATCGTAAAATTGTAAGTATATCAAACTAAACCCATGAAAAAAAGAGATTTCCTCAAACTCACCGGATTAAGCGGCATTGGATTGCTGAATGCCGGTTACGCAAACGCTAGCCCGCTCGATCTGGCCTCAAAGACTATTCCGTCTGCTCCAAAATTCAACATGAGCGGTTATGCAGCACCCAAAATCGAAACGGTTCGCATTGGTTACATCGGACTCGGCAACAGAGGCGGCGGAGCTATTCAGCGAATCAAAAAGCTTGAAAATGTACAGGTAACCGCCCTTTGCGACATTAGAACAGAAAAAGCGGAGGCTGCAAAAAAGACTTTTGAAGGCACAGGCCACAATCCCAAAGTGTATTCGGGAACAGCCGACGCCTGGAAAAAAATGTGTGAACAGGAAAATCTTGACCTCATATACATATGCACGCCGTGGAGCCTGCACGCGCCTATGGCCATTCACGCGATGGAACATGGCAAGCACGCAGCCGTGGAAATCCCCGCCGCGGTAACAGTTGACGAATGCTGGAAACTGGTTGAAATATCAGAGAAAACAAAGAAGCATTGCATGATGCTCGAAAACTGCTGCTACGATTTTTTTGAATTGCTAACCCTTAATATGGCCCGACAAGGCTATTTTGGCGAAATCATTCACGCCGAGGGTGCTTATATCCACGACATTTACGATTCATTTTTTGACAAATCCAAACGCTTCGATCTCTGGCGGTTGAAGGAGAACCAGCGCAATGGCAACCTCTATCCGACGCACGGATTAGGGCCTGTGGCTCAGATCCTGGACATTAACCGGGGCGATAAAATGGATTACCTCGTAAGTATGGCCAGCAACGACTTCATGCTGCAAGCACGCGCGGAAAAGCTGGCCGCCGAAGATCCTGAATTCAAACAATTCAAAGGAAAGACATTTCGTGGCAACATGAACACAACCACGATCCGCACTGCCAAAGGCAAAACGATCATGCTGCAGCACGACGTAACTTCCCCGCGCGTTTATTCCCGATTGCATGTGATCAGCGGCACAAAAGGGTCGGCTCAAAAATATCCATTACCCGAAGGTCCGGCCGGAACACCGGAAGGACGCATTGCGCAGGGGCATGAATGGCTCAAAGACGCGGAATTCAAAGCATTGGAACAAGAATACCAGCCGGAAATAGTCAAAAGAATTGGCGAGCTGGCAAAGAAAGTTGGCGGTCACGGCGGTATGGATTTCCTGATGGACTGGCGCCTGATCGATTGCCTCAGAAACGGCTTGCCGCTCGATCAGGACGTGTACGACGCGGCTTCATGGAGTGTCATCGCGCCATTGAGCGAATGGTCCGTTGCCCACCGTTCTAATTCCATCGACATTCCCGATTTCACTTCCGGCGCCTGGAAATCCAATAAGCCCGTGGACATTGCCCTTTCGCAAGGTGGAAATACGGGCGTGAAATCGTAATTTTTTTAATAAATATTAATCAAGATCAGATTGTAATGAAAGTTGTTATTTCGGATACAAAGCACGAGTTGGGAGTTAAGGCTGCAACGCTTGCGGCAGAATTGATCCGCAAAACCATCGCAGAAAAAGGTTTTGTAAACATTATTCTGGCCACAGGAACCAGCCAGTTTCAAACTTTGGAACAATTAATAAAAGAAGAAAATATCGATTGGGGCAAGGTGACCATGTTCCACCTCGACGAATTCATAGATTTGCCATTGGCACACGCTGCAAGTTTCAGGAAATATCTGAAAGAGCGCTTTTTGGATAAAGTTCCTCCATTAAAAGCCGTTCATCTGATCAATGGCGAGGGTAACATTGAAGCCGAAATTGCGAATCTGAACAGCATTATCAGCCAGCATCCGATTGATGTTGCGTTGGTGGGTGTAGGAGAAAACGGGCATCTTGCATTCAACGATCCGCCGGCGGATTTTGAAAATGAAAACCCA
Coding sequences:
- a CDS encoding LacI family DNA-binding transcriptional regulator — translated: MRRFATIKDIAKALGISVATVSRALRDAYDVSPQTRKLVLEKAEEMHYKPNFNAMGLVKSSTHKIGVIIPAITNYYFSTVITGIQEVAQSKGYNIILYITNDSPELEKKIVHDLSLSSLDGLLACVSSPSDACKHFQELIDDGLPVVFFDRVPEEIHISKVMQDDYNGAYQAVNHLIEQGYQKIAHITGPKGVFLTENRLRGYQHALRDHNLAFDNDWVVYSGFSQKDGESDVAQLFTENPKWPDAIFAVNDRKAIGAIVALKRKNIRIGAEVGVIGFTNDPICEIISPTLSTVAEPAFEIGRKSCELLLTHIKKTNFTGEEVVLSGELIVRESTSRS
- a CDS encoding Gfo/Idh/MocA family protein, which gives rise to MKKRDFLKLTGLSGIGLLNAGYANASPLDLASKTIPSAPKFNMSGYAAPKIETVRIGYIGLGNRGGGAIQRIKKLENVQVTALCDIRTEKAEAAKKTFEGTGHNPKVYSGTADAWKKMCEQENLDLIYICTPWSLHAPMAIHAMEHGKHAAVEIPAAVTVDECWKLVEISEKTKKHCMMLENCCYDFFELLTLNMARQGYFGEIIHAEGAYIHDIYDSFFDKSKRFDLWRLKENQRNGNLYPTHGLGPVAQILDINRGDKMDYLVSMASNDFMLQARAEKLAAEDPEFKQFKGKTFRGNMNTTTIRTAKGKTIMLQHDVTSPRVYSRLHVISGTKGSAQKYPLPEGPAGTPEGRIAQGHEWLKDAEFKALEQEYQPEIVKRIGELAKKVGGHGGMDFLMDWRLIDCLRNGLPLDQDVYDAASWSVIAPLSEWSVAHRSNSIDIPDFTSGAWKSNKPVDIALSQGGNTGVKS
- a CDS encoding AraC family transcriptional regulator, with the translated sequence MKRYFQHEFLKVSHFAASHWEHPVHNHNHFEIIFVHKGKGLHCVSGTYIPYDGANLFLLAPCDYHRFEIEEETEFTFVKFSYTYLKSIENIQAVDSWNKDMDQLLIHAQNRSRPLLQTDSEKQKADSLMRLIAQEWKDDKNEGNETIFFLIQAILATIKRNLMPGLTGSGQKHVEKINRVIQYIHEHIYSVEKTQAAHLADIFGFSKHYFGLFFKEQTGFTLREYIAQNKLHLIENRLKYSSFSIKEISNELGFTDLSHFNKFVKQHRGYTPSEFRGKLTKP
- a CDS encoding glucosamine-6-phosphate deaminase, with the protein product MKVVISDTKHELGVKAATLAAELIRKTIAEKGFVNIILATGTSQFQTLEQLIKEENIDWGKVTMFHLDEFIDLPLAHAASFRKYLKERFLDKVPPLKAVHLINGEGNIEAEIANLNSIISQHPIDVALVGVGENGHLAFNDPPADFENENPYHVVNLDEPCRMQQMGEGWFGSLDEVPLQAISMTVKQIMKSKYIVCSVPDERKALAVRNSLLQEVSNIYPASILQNHAHCTFFLDKNSASLLPEKVVA
- a CDS encoding SDR family oxidoreductase, yielding MKNVKTALVAGANGIIGENLIHYLSTLPDWDIIGLSRRGGEPTENISYISVDLTDKADVTAKLADLSNVTHVFYAAYQDRPTWAELVAPNLAMLTNLVQVIENVSPKLEHVSLMQGYKVYGAHLGPFKTPAKEDDAGHMPPEFNVDQQNFLEAAQKGKRWTWSAIRPSVVGGVALGNPMNLAVAIAVYASISKEYNLPLRFPGKTGAYHSLLEMTDATLLVKATVWAATDAKCAKQAFNVNNGDLFRWDDMWPKIARYFGMEVAPPLPMSLAAVMADKEALWKNITQKYGLTAHAYSEVSSWTFSDFVFSWDYDMFADGSKARRFGFHEYVDTEDMFVRIFDELKNKKVIP